A genome region from Gemmatimonadota bacterium includes the following:
- the msrP gene encoding protein-methionine-sulfoxide reductase catalytic subunit MsrP has protein sequence MAFIHIPKGWQLSEGEVTPEDIYLNRRRFMQAIGVAGASAVIGAGCAMAEDEFEVEVPPSLPGLYPAKRNEKYTVERELTEEKVAARYNNFYEFTTNKGKVHELTDKFEVRPWEIEISGYVEKAGTYDLDDLLKRFALEERVYRFRCVEAWAMTVPWTGFPMKALIDYVQPTSSAKYVRMVTFNRPDQAPGIKTQSWYPWPYFEGLTMEEATNELTLLTTGIYGHALPKQHGAPIRLVTPWKYGYKSIKSIVKIEFTKRQPPTFWNKVAPAEYDFWSNVNPNVPHPRWSQATERLIGTMDRVPTRMYNGYGDYVAHLYG, from the coding sequence ATGGCTTTTATCCATATTCCCAAAGGCTGGCAGTTGTCCGAAGGTGAGGTTACGCCTGAAGACATTTACCTGAATCGTCGGCGCTTTATGCAGGCTATAGGTGTTGCGGGCGCGAGTGCGGTGATTGGTGCGGGTTGCGCGATGGCAGAAGATGAGTTTGAGGTGGAAGTTCCCCCGTCGCTGCCGGGTTTGTATCCGGCAAAGCGCAATGAAAAGTACACGGTGGAGCGGGAATTGACGGAGGAGAAGGTTGCCGCGCGGTACAATAATTTTTACGAGTTTACCACGAATAAGGGCAAGGTCCACGAGTTGACGGATAAGTTTGAGGTGCGCCCCTGGGAGATTGAGATTTCGGGTTATGTGGAGAAGGCCGGGACGTATGACCTGGATGATTTGCTCAAGCGGTTCGCGCTGGAAGAGCGCGTGTATCGGTTTCGGTGCGTGGAAGCATGGGCGATGACGGTGCCGTGGACGGGGTTTCCAATGAAGGCGTTGATCGATTATGTACAGCCCACGTCGTCGGCAAAATACGTGCGGATGGTGACGTTCAATCGTCCGGATCAGGCACCGGGCATCAAGACGCAGTCCTGGTATCCGTGGCCTTATTTTGAGGGCTTGACAATGGAAGAGGCGACGAATGAACTGACGTTGCTCACGACGGGTATTTACGGTCATGCGTTGCCCAAACAGCACGGGGCACCCATTCGGTTGGTTACGCCGTGGAAATACGGATATAAGAGTATTAAGTCCATTGTGAAGATCGAGTTCACCAAACGGCAACCTCCGACGTTCTGGAACAAGGTGGCGCCTGCTGAGTACGATTTTTGGTCTAATGTAAATCCCAATGTGCCACACCCGCGCTGGTCTCAGGCAACGGAGCGGTTGATCGGGACGATGGATCGCGTGCCGACCCGAATGTACAATGGGTATGGGGATTATGTGGCGCATCTGTACGGTTAG
- a CDS encoding citrate synthase: protein MSKDSLKVIDNRTDKKYDLPITYGTYSEDGAHVRSADLNQIKGSDNDFGLLGYDPSYVNTASCSSAVTYIDGAKGILRYRGYPIEQLVAASSYLEVAYLLVYGELPSRDQLDGFSEQVNSQTVISDDILSFIDGFPKGSHTMGMLVGALGALSVFYDDEGDFGTEEAQIRHICRLIGNVATIGAAVHRRSAGSPYVSSDPGLGFYGNFLNMLFGAEGEAYRADPVLERALEVLLILHADHGQNLSTSIMRGIASGGADPYSSMAGAAAALYGPAHGGANEAVLNMLNEIGSVDKVPAYIERVENKEVVLQGFGHRVYKNYDPRAAIVKETAYSVFEVTGKNPLIDIALELERIALQEEYFISRQLYPNVDFYSGIIYQAIGLPTRMMTVLFAVGRSCGWLAQWKEMLGDSEQKIARPRQIYTGSDKRDYVAMDQR, encoded by the coding sequence ATGAGCAAGGATTCACTTAAAGTTATTGATAATCGGACAGATAAAAAGTATGATTTACCTATTACTTATGGCACGTATTCTGAGGACGGTGCCCATGTGCGTTCGGCAGATTTGAACCAAATCAAGGGTTCGGATAATGATTTTGGCCTGTTGGGATACGACCCGTCGTATGTCAATACGGCGTCTTGCAGCAGTGCGGTTACGTATATCGATGGGGCGAAGGGGATTTTGCGCTATCGCGGGTATCCCATTGAGCAGTTGGTGGCGGCGTCTTCTTATCTCGAAGTGGCTTATTTGCTGGTTTATGGCGAGTTGCCCAGCCGCGATCAATTGGATGGATTTTCCGAGCAGGTAAATTCTCAAACGGTGATTTCAGACGATATTTTGTCTTTTATCGATGGTTTTCCCAAAGGGTCTCATACGATGGGTATGCTGGTGGGTGCGCTGGGGGCACTGTCGGTTTTTTACGACGATGAGGGAGATTTTGGAACCGAAGAGGCACAGATTCGTCATATTTGTCGGTTGATCGGCAATGTTGCGACCATAGGTGCTGCGGTGCATCGCCGCAGTGCTGGCTCGCCTTATGTGTCGTCAGATCCCGGGTTGGGGTTTTACGGCAATTTTTTGAATATGTTGTTTGGGGCAGAGGGGGAGGCGTACCGGGCTGATCCGGTGCTCGAGCGCGCGCTGGAAGTGTTGCTCATTTTGCACGCCGATCACGGTCAGAATTTATCTACCAGTATCATGCGGGGTATTGCCAGTGGAGGGGCAGATCCGTATTCATCTATGGCCGGTGCAGCAGCGGCGCTTTACGGTCCGGCACACGGGGGCGCGAATGAAGCCGTGCTCAATATGCTCAATGAGATCGGCTCTGTGGATAAGGTGCCGGCTTATATCGAACGGGTGGAGAACAAAGAGGTGGTGTTGCAGGGGTTTGGGCATCGGGTTTACAAGAATTACGATCCCAGGGCGGCGATTGTCAAAGAGACCGCGTATAGTGTGTTTGAGGTGACGGGTAAAAATCCCCTGATTGATATTGCGCTGGAGTTGGAGCGGATTGCCCTGCAGGAGGAGTATTTTATTTCGCGTCAGTTGTATCCCAATGTGGATTTTTATTCGGGTATTATTTATCAGGCGATTGGATTGCCCACGCGGATGATGACGGTGTTATTTGCAGTGGGACGGTCGTGCGGCTGGCTGGCGCAGTGGAAAGAGATGCTGGGGGATAGCGAACAGAAGATCGCCCGTCCGCGCCAGATTTATACCGGATCAGATAAACGCGATTATGTGGCGATGGATCAGCGGTAA
- a CDS encoding HAD family hydrolase, whose protein sequence is MSQHIGNIEIIATHIPRGHYRSVLFDFDGTLSLIRQGWREIMIPMMVEVLSELNTGETEAEHRVLVTEFIDRLTGKQTIYQMIQLCEEIQKRGGTPDDPLAYKQRFHDLLNAHIDHRIRGLETGEIDPNDLMLPHTRALLDNLSNRGLVLYLASGTDLVFVRREVELLGLTTYFEDRVFGALDQHENFSKAMVIQNMLKTHAIDGSELLGFGDGYVEIENVKAVGGTAVGVASDEVKRKGINAWKRNRLIEVGADIIIPEYREQKTLIAYLCD, encoded by the coding sequence ATGAGTCAACACATCGGCAACATTGAAATCATTGCAACACACATCCCCCGGGGGCATTATCGCTCAGTGCTCTTTGATTTTGACGGCACATTGTCGCTCATTCGCCAGGGCTGGCGCGAAATCATGATCCCCATGATGGTCGAAGTACTCTCCGAACTCAACACCGGCGAAACCGAAGCGGAACACCGCGTTCTGGTCACCGAATTTATCGACCGCCTCACCGGCAAACAAACCATCTACCAGATGATTCAGCTCTGTGAAGAAATCCAAAAACGCGGTGGCACACCAGACGATCCGCTCGCCTACAAACAGCGTTTTCACGACCTGCTCAACGCCCACATAGACCATCGCATTCGCGGCCTCGAAACCGGCGAAATTGATCCCAATGACCTCATGCTACCCCATACCCGCGCACTGCTCGACAATCTATCCAACCGCGGCCTGGTACTTTATTTAGCCAGCGGCACCGACCTCGTCTTTGTCCGCCGCGAAGTCGAATTACTGGGCCTTACGACCTACTTTGAAGACCGCGTCTTTGGCGCATTGGACCAGCACGAAAATTTTTCCAAAGCCATGGTCATTCAGAACATGCTCAAAACCCACGCCATAGACGGCTCCGAACTCCTCGGTTTTGGCGATGGATACGTCGAAATCGAAAACGTAAAAGCTGTGGGCGGCACCGCAGTCGGCGTTGCATCAGACGAAGTCAAACGCAAAGGCATCAACGCCTGGAAACGAAACCGCCTCATCGAAGTCGGTGCAGATATCATCATCCCGGAATACCGCGAGCAAAAAACCCTCATCGCGTATCTGTGTGATTAA
- the dgoD gene encoding galactonate dehydratase — protein MKITKLETFLVKPRWLFLKMHTDEGLIGLGEPILEGRARTCAQAVAELEPYLIGKDPRRVVHHWQAMYRHAFYRGGPILTSALSGVEQALWDLAGKAADMPVYEMLGGPLRDRIKMYKGTGGGGTPEQAAAAVKERKKQGFIAIKTGPAKIRPARIVESPAFIDHAVETFAAMREAGGPDFDIAIDFHGAISPQTAAILIKALEPYQPMFVEEPIQCQDIEGMAELARKTHLPIATGERIFTKWGFRDLLEKRACSIIQPDLSHAGGIFETRLIAGMAESYYAAVAPHCPLGPISLAACIQLDASIPNFLAQEHTMFGEDYLKEPFQFKDGYVELPKGPGLGIELDDDKMEDKIGHDWTNQRSLHPDDGSVVDW, from the coding sequence ATGAAAATCACCAAACTCGAAACCTTTCTCGTCAAACCGCGCTGGCTCTTTCTCAAAATGCACACAGACGAGGGCCTCATTGGCCTTGGCGAACCCATCCTCGAAGGACGCGCCCGTACCTGCGCTCAAGCCGTAGCAGAACTCGAACCCTATCTCATCGGCAAAGACCCCCGTCGCGTGGTGCATCACTGGCAGGCCATGTATCGCCATGCATTTTATCGCGGCGGACCCATTCTCACCAGCGCTCTATCGGGGGTCGAACAAGCACTTTGGGACCTCGCCGGAAAAGCCGCAGACATGCCCGTCTATGAAATGCTCGGCGGGCCCCTGCGCGACCGCATAAAAATGTACAAAGGCACGGGAGGAGGAGGCACACCCGAACAGGCTGCTGCCGCAGTAAAAGAACGCAAAAAGCAGGGATTTATCGCCATAAAGACCGGACCGGCCAAAATTCGCCCGGCGCGCATTGTCGAATCCCCGGCCTTTATCGATCACGCCGTCGAAACATTTGCCGCCATGCGCGAAGCGGGCGGGCCGGACTTTGACATCGCCATCGACTTTCACGGCGCCATATCACCGCAAACCGCCGCCATACTCATCAAAGCACTGGAACCCTATCAGCCGATGTTTGTCGAAGAACCCATCCAGTGTCAAGACATAGAAGGCATGGCAGAACTCGCACGCAAAACCCACTTGCCCATCGCAACAGGCGAACGCATCTTCACCAAATGGGGCTTCCGCGACCTCCTCGAAAAACGCGCCTGTTCCATCATACAGCCCGACCTGTCACACGCTGGCGGCATCTTCGAGACCCGTCTGATCGCAGGCATGGCAGAATCCTATTACGCAGCCGTTGCCCCGCACTGTCCGCTCGGCCCCATTTCATTAGCCGCCTGCATCCAGCTCGACGCCAGCATACCCAACTTTCTCGCGCAAGAACACACCATGTTTGGCGAAGACTATCTCAAAGAACCGTTCCAATTCAAAGACGGCTACGTCGAATTGCCCAAAGGTCCCGGCCTTGGCATTGAACTGGACGACGACAAAATGGAAGACAAAATTGGCCACGACTGGACCAATCAAAGATCCCTTCATCCCGATGACGGATCGGTCGTTGATTGGTAA
- a CDS encoding SDR family oxidoreductase: protein MSQLTGKVALVTGSGRGIGRAIAIAFATEGADLILAARTAEQLDAVAEEIRALGRKVLSVPTDVTNRQSVDALAEKVRGKFDRLDILVNNAGGGIERNSILDSNPDVWIEDVTVNCISAYLVSHALLPLMIDSGGGRVINVGSGMGHRPTASNSAYHVGKAGMWMFTQCLSEEVWEHNITVNELIPGPVATHLTGGRMRVGGPPPFAPSEVVKAPEDVVPLALFLATQPDGGPTAQTFSLTRRPI, encoded by the coding sequence ATGTCACAACTCACCGGAAAAGTCGCGCTCGTCACCGGCAGTGGGCGGGGTATTGGTCGCGCTATTGCCATCGCCTTTGCCACAGAGGGAGCCGACCTCATACTCGCCGCACGCACCGCAGAACAACTCGACGCCGTTGCCGAAGAAATTCGCGCCCTCGGTCGCAAAGTTCTGTCCGTACCCACCGATGTCACCAACCGCCAGAGCGTAGATGCATTGGCAGAAAAAGTCCGCGGAAAATTTGACCGCCTGGACATCCTCGTCAACAACGCGGGCGGCGGCATAGAGCGCAACAGTATCCTCGACAGCAATCCCGATGTCTGGATCGAAGACGTCACGGTAAACTGCATCAGCGCCTACCTCGTCTCGCACGCCCTGCTACCCCTCATGATTGACTCCGGCGGTGGCAGAGTCATCAACGTGGGATCGGGCATGGGCCACCGCCCCACAGCGAGCAATTCTGCGTATCACGTTGGCAAAGCCGGCATGTGGATGTTCACCCAATGTCTATCAGAAGAAGTCTGGGAACACAATATCACAGTCAACGAACTCATCCCCGGGCCGGTAGCCACACATCTTACCGGCGGTCGCATGAGAGTGGGCGGTCCACCACCCTTCGCCCCCAGCGAAGTCGTCAAAGCACCCGAAGACGTCGTCCCACTCGCGCTCTTCTTAGCCACCCAACCCGACGGGGGACCGACCGCTCAAACCTTCAGCCTGACCCGTCGCCCGATTTAA